CCGGTCACCGAAGCGGCGGCCGTAGACCGCGCAGAAGATGAGGCCGACGAAGAACAGGTCGCCCGCGACGACCCGTTGGTTCAGCAGCGCGCCCACCGTCACCGAGGCCAGCGCCACGGGCAGGCCCAGGGCGAGGGTGACGGCCTGCCGGGAGGGCTGCTTCTCGCGGACGGCGAAGGTCGCGACCATCGCCGCCATCGCCCCCGCCACGAGCTGCGGCACCGGGACCCGCAGCAGGGCCAGCACCGCCAGCGCCAGGGCGATGGCGACCACCGTGCGCAGCCCGGCGGTGAGCCGGAGCAGCCCGGGATCGGACGCCGCGAGCCGGTCCCACATCCGTACCCGTGCCGTCCGTCCCACTGTCCTCACGCCGCCGCGCTCTCTCCCGTGCCGGAAATGGATCTGGGCCCAGCATCGCACGGTGCCGCCGGGCGGCCGGGGCCGGTCCGGTCGGGGAAGCAGCCCGCCGGGCCCGGCACGGTCCCCGCGGCCGTGTCCGGGTGGTCCCTTCGCGGGACGTCCTCGTGGTCACCGGCCGGAACCGCCGGTCCGGCGGCGGTTCCGGCGGACCGGACGGTCCGGGTCGCATCAGGGGCTCTCGACGGCCGCGCCCCGCACCCGGGCCCGCACCTCCTCCGGCGTCAGGTAGGCGTCCGTGAACTCGAAGTCCTTCAGCCGGGCGGGCTTGCGGGCCTGGAAGCCGGTGCGGACGAAATCGTCGCCCGCGACCGCGTTCAGCATCCAGTTGGTCATCACACGGGTCTTGGCCACGTTGGTGCGCAGCGCCGACCAGTGGTAACCACGGGCCACCGCCTGGGCCGGCACCCCGCGCAGTTCCAGGCCGAGCGGCTTGGACACGGCGTCCTTGCCGCCGAGGTCGACGACGAGCCCCAGGTCCTTGTGGACGTACGGCTGCATCGGCTGGTTGCGCAGGGTCGCGATGACGTTGTCGGCGACCTTCCGGCCCTGACGCATGGCGTGCTGGGCGGTGGGCGGGCAGACCGCGCCCTCCTGTCCCTTGGCCTGGTCGGGCACCGCCGCCGCGTCGCCGAGCGCGAACACCCCGTCGTGACCCGGCAGACACATCCTCTCGGTCACCGCCAGCCTGCCGCGGACGGTCTCCGCGCCCAGCGTGGCGATCAGCGGGCTCGCGACCACACCGGCCGTCCAGATCAGGGTCCGCGTCGGCACCACCCGGCCGTCGGTGAAGGTGACCTCCTCCGGGCCCGCCTTGGCGATCGAGACGCCGAGCGAGATGTCGATGCCGCGCCGCCGCAGGATCTCCTGGGCGCTGCGGCCGAGCTTGTCGCCCAGTTCGGGCATCAGTTTCGGCGCGACGTCGATCAGGTGCCACTTGATGAGGCCCGGGTCCAGCCGCGGGTAGCGCTGGACCGCCGCATGGGTGAGCCGCTGCAGGCAGGCCGCGGTCTCGGTGCCGGCGTATCCGCCGCCGACCACCACGAACTGCAGCCGCGAGGCCCGCTCCGCCGGATCGTCACTGGCGTCGGCCAGGTCGAGCTGGGCGATGACGTGGTCGCGGATGTACGCCGCCTCGGCGAGCGTCTTCATCCCGAAGGCGTGCTCGGTCAGCCCCGGGATGTCGAAGGTCCGGGTCACGCTGCCCGGCGCCAGCACGATGTAGTCGTACCGCTCGTTGACGATCTTGTCGGTGATGGTGCGGACGACGCAGACCTTGGACTTCAGGTCCACGCCGATCGCGCCACCGGGGATGATGCGGGTGCGGTACCTGCTGCTGCGCCGCAACGACAGGGCGATCGACTGCGGCGTCAGCACGCCGGAGGCGACCTGGGGCAGCAGCGGGAGGTAGAGCTGGTAGGCGAACGGCGTCACCAGGGTGACGTCCGCCTCGTCGGGGCTGAGTTTCCGCTCCAGACGGCGGACGCACTCGACTCCGGCAAAGCCTGCGCCCACCACCAGGATCCTGGGTCGTGTCACGGTGTTCATCCCTTTCTGCGGCTCCGGGCGGTCCGACTCGACGCCGTCCGCATGCCCGGGAAAGCGCTGCGCACCACACCGGTGCCACCGCGCCCCGGGCCGTTGCGCCGGCCGGACGCGGCAGGCGGACGGACGTGCGGGCACCGGCCCGTTCCTGCACGGACGGGAGTAACCCGATTCCGCACGGATACACGCGGGCCGGACGGGTCACCAGGGCAGGAAGACGTGGATGTCCTTGCCGTGGTCCTCCACCACCACGCTGACCTGGTCGCACAGGGTGTGCACCAGGTGCCAGCCGATGCCGCCGCCGCCCGTGCTCGGGTGGAAGGGCCGCGGCTCGGGCCGGGCGGTGCTGGTGTCGTGCATGGTCACGTGCACGCCGTCGAAGGTGCGGCGCATCTGCAGACCGAAGGGCCCGGGGGCGTACTGGACGGCGTTGGCGGCCAGTTCCGTGACGACCAGGAGGATGTCGTCCCAGTACTCGGGCTGTCCGGGCGGCGAGTCCCGTGCGAGGGCACCGAGGAACTCCTCCGCGGCGAGCCGCGCGCCCGTGACGTTGCGCAGTTCGCCCGGGAAGGAGAATGCGCGCTCATAGCTCTCCTCCGAGGGCGGTGTGTCGTCCCAGCGCGGCTCCGTCGGCATCTCGCCTTCCCCGGCCCCGGACGGTGCCGGGCCGGCGGGGCCCGTGCGACCGGAGCGGTCGTCGTTCCTGATCACTTCAAGGCTGCGGGTTCCCACAGCCGGGCCGGCTTACTCGTCCGCGTTGGCGACCCGGTCCGTTCCCGGCGCCGTTCACCGGAACATGTCGTCCGGTTCGTCCCGGTCGGTCGGTTCCCACCGGGCCGGACGCCGCCCGGCGCGGGGCCGGGCTTCGTACATCGCGTCGATCTCGGCGGCGTGGTGGCGCACCACGGCGCCCCGGCGCACCTTCATGGACGGCGTCAGCAGTCCGCCGTCCGGGGCGAACGGTTCCCGCAGGACGCGGTGGACCCTGATGGACTCCGAGCGGGACACCGCGCTGTTGACCGAGGCGACCGCCCGCGCGCTCTCCTCCCGCAGCGCGTTGTCCTCGCGCGCCTCCCGCCCCGCCGAGTCACCCTGCAGCGCCAGGGCGGCCCGCCAGTGGGCGAGGAAGTCCGGGTCGAGGGTGATCAGGGCCCCCACGCACGGCCGACCGTCGCCGACGACAACCGCCTGGTGGACCAGCGGGTGCATGCGCAGCCGCTGCTCCAGCGGGGCCGGCGCCACCGTCGTGCCGCCGCTGGTGACGAGGACGTCCTTCTTGCGGTCGGTGATGGTCAGATGGCCCTCGGCGTCCAGCCGCCCGATGTCCCCGGTGGCCAGCCAGCCGCCGCGCAACGCGGCCCGCGCCCGGCCCTCGTCGCCCAGGTAGCCGTGGAACACCGACGGGCCGCGCACCAGGATCTCCCCGTCCTCGGCCACCCTGATCTCGGTGCCCGGCAGCGGCCGGCCCACGGTGCCCGATTTCTCCCGGCCCAGCGGCTGCGTGGTGATCCCGCCGGACGTCTCCGTCAGCCCGTACCCGTCGTGGAGGTACGGGCCGATGCCCTCGAAGAACAGGGACAGCTCCCGGCCGAGCGAGGAGCCGCCCGACGTGCCGCGCACCGCACGCCCGCCGAGCGCCGCCCGCAGCCCCCGGTACACCGTCCGTTCGTACAGGGCGTGCTGCAGCCGCAGGTCCAGCCCGGGTCCCGGCCCGGTGCCCAGCCGGCGGCGCTCCTCCGCCCGGGCGAAGTCCCGCGCGGTCCGCGCCGCCCGCTCGAAGAGGCTGTCGGCCAGCGCGCCCGTCAGCGGCGGGACGGCCGCCGGAGCGAGGGCGTCGTCGCGCATGCGCTGCTCCCGGGGGTACGGAGGGTGGCTCCGCCGGCCGACTCCGCCGTCGGCGGCTCGAATGTGGCCCAGCCGGGTGCGATCGGCGCGGGGATGGGGAGAAGTCGTGATCGACTGATGATCCCGGCGTGTTCGGGGGACTCGGGGGCCATGACCCACGTCAATCCCGATCCGGAGCCCGAACGCACCACCGGCCTGGAGCCCGGCGGCGGAGTCCCGCCCGGCGAAACCCCGCCCGCCGAGAGCAGCATGCCCGAGGCCGGCCCCCGCGAGACGCACAATCCGCCCAAGGGCTGGGCCAAGGCGCCGCTGACGCTGATCCTCGTCCTCGTCGTCCTGGTCGCGGCCTTCTTCCTGGTCTACGCCCTGACCCTGATCATGTGACCCGGCGGGGCGCACGATCAGGCGTCCCCGCCCGCCGGACCGCCCGGAAGGACCTCACTCCTGGGTGTTGCGGACGCACTCGGTGACGACGTCCCGCAGGCTGCCGGTGCGCTCCAGCAGGAGCCGCTGCTCCCGGGCGCCGTTGCCGCGCCGCAGCAACTGCGCCACCGCCTCCTCGGCCCGGGCCGCGTCCCCGCTCCCGCCGAGCGCGTCCCCGGTGTGCTCCAGCAGCGAGCGCAGCACCTCGGAGGCGGGCCGGGGCCGCATGGTCACCGGGTCGAGCAGGTCCTGCTCCAGGCCGCAGCGGTGGGCCTGCCAGGCGGCCAGCCGCAGCAGGCTCACGCTGTGGTCGAGCGGCGGGCGGCCGGCCCGCCAGTCCCGCGCGGCCGTCTCCACCAGGGCGCGGGCCAGCGTGGCCACCAGGACGGCGGTGTCCGCGCGCAGGCACACGTCGGCCACCCGGATCTCCACCGTCGGATAGGTGGCGGACAGCCGGGCGTCGAAGTACACCATCGCCTGGTCCAGGATGACGCCGGTGCCGACCATGTCCGCCACCTGCCGGTGGTACCGCTCGGCCGTCTGGAACAGCTCCGTCGGCCCGGCCGACGGCCAGCGCCCCCACACCCGGCTGCGGTAACTGGCGTACGAGGTGTCCCGCCCCTGCCAGAAGGGGGAGTTGGCGCTGATCGCCGCCAGCACCGGCAGCCACGGGCGGATGCGGTCGACGACCGCGACGCCCTCCTCGTCGGACTCCACGGACACGTGGACGTGGCACCCGCACACCAGTTGCTCCTGGGTGGCGATGCCGTACTGCTCGGCCATCCACCGGTAGCGGTCGTTCATGCTGATGGAGGGGCTGACCGGCAGCGGGGAGGTGGCGAGCGCGGCGACCGTGCAGCCGAGCTCGCCGGCGTGCCGGGCCGCTTCCTTGCGGCAGCGCACGATCTCCGCGCCGAGGTCCGCCATCTCCGACTGCGGATGCGTGGCGAACTCCAGCATCTGCCCGTACAGCTCCTTCTCGAAGACGTCCTGCTCGGGGTCGTCCTGGGCCGCGCGGGCCAGGACGGCCGCCGACAGCGCCTTCGGGTCGCCGCTGTCCGGATCGACCAGGAGGAGTTCCTCCTCCACTCCGACGGTGCGCACGTGGTCCCGCCCTTCTGTCCGTGCCACGGGGGCAGTCCGGTCTGTACGACCCGCCTGCCCCCCGCGGGGCGCGCGACACCTGGACGGGATCAGGGCGGGGGCGCCAGCCAGACCGTGGCGAGCGGCGGCAGGGTGAGCCGGAGGAACCCGTCCTCGGGTTCGAGCGCCCCCGGCCCGCCGACGGCGACACCGCCGCCGCCGTAGCGCGGGTCGTCGGTGTTCAGCGCCTCCTGCCAGGCGGGGGCCTCTTCGGGGACCCACAGGCGGTAGTCCTCGCGGACGACGGGGGAGAAGTTCGACACGGCCAGGACCGGGGAGCCGTCGGTGTCGAACCGGAGGAAGGCGAACACGTTGTCGTCCGCCGCGTCGCACAGCACCCACCGGAAGCCGCCCGGATCGGTGTCGCGCCGCCACAGCGCCGGTGTCGCCCGGTACAC
This is a stretch of genomic DNA from Streptomyces sp. TG1A-8. It encodes these proteins:
- a CDS encoding DUF6480 family protein, with protein sequence MTHVNPDPEPERTTGLEPGGGVPPGETPPAESSMPEAGPRETHNPPKGWAKAPLTLILVLVVLVAAFFLVYALTLIM
- a CDS encoding glutamate--cysteine ligase produces the protein MRTVGVEEELLLVDPDSGDPKALSAAVLARAAQDDPEQDVFEKELYGQMLEFATHPQSEMADLGAEIVRCRKEAARHAGELGCTVAALATSPLPVSPSISMNDRYRWMAEQYGIATQEQLVCGCHVHVSVESDEEGVAVVDRIRPWLPVLAAISANSPFWQGRDTSYASYRSRVWGRWPSAGPTELFQTAERYHRQVADMVGTGVILDQAMVYFDARLSATYPTVEIRVADVCLRADTAVLVATLARALVETAARDWRAGRPPLDHSVSLLRLAAWQAHRCGLEQDLLDPVTMRPRPASEVLRSLLEHTGDALGGSGDAARAEEAVAQLLRRGNGAREQRLLLERTGSLRDVVTECVRNTQE
- a CDS encoding NAD(P)/FAD-dependent oxidoreductase, which encodes MNTVTRPRILVVGAGFAGVECVRRLERKLSPDEADVTLVTPFAYQLYLPLLPQVASGVLTPQSIALSLRRSSRYRTRIIPGGAIGVDLKSKVCVVRTITDKIVNERYDYIVLAPGSVTRTFDIPGLTEHAFGMKTLAEAAYIRDHVIAQLDLADASDDPAERASRLQFVVVGGGYAGTETAACLQRLTHAAVQRYPRLDPGLIKWHLIDVAPKLMPELGDKLGRSAQEILRRRGIDISLGVSIAKAGPEEVTFTDGRVVPTRTLIWTAGVVASPLIATLGAETVRGRLAVTERMCLPGHDGVFALGDAAAVPDQAKGQEGAVCPPTAQHAMRQGRKVADNVIATLRNQPMQPYVHKDLGLVVDLGGKDAVSKPLGLELRGVPAQAVARGYHWSALRTNVAKTRVMTNWMLNAVAGDDFVRTGFQARKPARLKDFEFTDAYLTPEEVRARVRGAAVESP
- a CDS encoding ATP-binding protein; protein product: MPTEPRWDDTPPSEESYERAFSFPGELRNVTGARLAAEEFLGALARDSPPGQPEYWDDILLVVTELAANAVQYAPGPFGLQMRRTFDGVHVTMHDTSTARPEPRPFHPSTGGGGIGWHLVHTLCDQVSVVVEDHGKDIHVFLPW